A genomic stretch from Thauera sp. GDN1 includes:
- a CDS encoding peptidylprolyl isomerase codes for MTRLFLHTRVALAIGLAAATLAMPVHAAPRAVEVDRIVAVVNSEVITSLQLRARIEQAKRQLARQGVELPPDNVLERQLLERLIVERAQVQLAQETSLRVDDATLERAIERIAANNKLSVEQLREALEKDGVAWGRFRDEIRTEILLTRLREREVDSRVVVTDAEIDNFIANNPDAFSGQEFAVAHILLRTPEGASPQQIEAVARRAEQVMSRLRSGEDFARVAAEVSDAPDGLQGGSLGWRPLDRLPALFADAVRRMQPGETSPVLRSAAGLHIVRLVERRGGGAEAVQRLEQTRARHILIKTSEVLSDADAEARLLAIRERVVNGADFGELAKASSADLSAAKGGDLGWLNPGDTVPEFERAMNALQAGEVSPPVRSPFGWHLVQVMERRVQDVTDERKRAAARQALRERKAEQAYEDWVRQLRDSTYVDYRLERE; via the coding sequence CTCCATACCCGTGTCGCGCTGGCCATCGGCCTGGCGGCGGCGACGCTCGCCATGCCGGTCCATGCCGCGCCGCGCGCGGTCGAAGTCGATCGCATCGTCGCGGTCGTCAATAGCGAAGTGATCACCTCCCTGCAGCTGCGCGCCCGCATCGAACAGGCCAAGCGCCAGCTCGCGCGCCAGGGCGTCGAACTGCCGCCGGACAACGTGCTCGAGCGCCAGCTCCTCGAGCGCCTGATCGTGGAGCGCGCGCAGGTGCAGCTCGCGCAGGAAACCTCGCTGCGGGTCGACGATGCCACGCTCGAGCGCGCCATCGAGCGCATCGCGGCCAACAACAAGCTGTCGGTCGAGCAGCTGCGCGAGGCGCTGGAGAAGGACGGCGTCGCCTGGGGCCGTTTCCGCGACGAGATCCGCACCGAGATCCTGCTCACCCGGCTGCGCGAGCGCGAAGTCGACAGCCGCGTCGTCGTCACCGATGCGGAGATCGACAACTTCATCGCCAACAACCCGGATGCATTCTCAGGCCAGGAGTTCGCGGTCGCGCACATCCTGCTGCGCACGCCCGAGGGCGCTTCGCCGCAACAGATCGAGGCGGTGGCGCGGCGCGCCGAGCAGGTTATGTCGCGGCTGCGCTCGGGCGAGGATTTCGCCCGCGTCGCCGCCGAGGTGTCCGACGCCCCCGACGGCCTCCAGGGCGGCAGCCTGGGCTGGCGTCCGCTCGACCGCCTGCCGGCGCTGTTCGCCGACGCGGTGCGCCGCATGCAGCCGGGCGAGACCTCGCCAGTGCTGCGCAGCGCGGCCGGCCTGCACATCGTGCGCCTGGTCGAGCGCCGCGGCGGCGGCGCCGAGGCGGTGCAGCGGCTCGAACAGACGCGTGCCCGCCACATCCTGATCAAGACCTCCGAGGTGCTGTCCGACGCCGATGCCGAGGCGCGCCTGCTGGCGATCCGCGAGCGCGTGGTCAACGGCGCCGACTTCGGCGAGCTCGCCAAGGCCAGCTCCGCCGACCTGTCCGCCGCCAAGGGCGGCGACCTCGGCTGGCTGAATCCGGGCGATACCGTGCCCGAGTTCGAGCGCGCGATGAATGCGCTGCAGGCCGGCGAGGTGAGCCCGCCGGTGCGCTCGCCCTTCGGCTGGCACCTGGTCCAGGTGATGGAGCGCCGCGTGCAGGACGTCACCGACGAGCGCAAGCGCGCCGCGGCGCGCCAGGCCCTGCGCGAGCGCAAGGCCGAGCAGGCCTACGAGGACTGGGTGCGGCAGCTGCGCGACAGCACCTACGTCGATTACCGCCTCGAGCGCGAGTGA
- the pdxA gene encoding 4-hydroxythreonine-4-phosphate dehydrogenase PdxA produces the protein MSVSAGGTRPVVAITSGEPAGVGPELCLRIVERDWPARLVVLGDIELMRARAAQVGSTVEIRAWQPDADVPAGVIEVCHQPLSRPSSPGRLDPANGACVLRLLDRAIAGCVSGEFAAMVTAPVHKGVICEGLGARDSMPFTGHTEYLAEHTGAPRVVMMLVGGGMRVALATTHLPLAAVPAAITPQVLEETLRILDADLRRHFGLAAPRVLVAGLNPHAGEGGHMGREEIDVIIPVLDRLRAEGMHLVGPLPADTLFVPHTLAQGDAVLAMYHDQGLPVLKHASFGGGVNVTLGLPIIRTSVDHGTALDLAGTGRADPGSLFAAIELAIDMAAARAAA, from the coding sequence GTGAGCGTGAGCGCTGGCGGCACCCGGCCGGTCGTCGCCATCACCAGTGGTGAACCGGCCGGCGTCGGCCCGGAGTTGTGCCTGCGCATCGTCGAGCGCGACTGGCCGGCGCGGCTGGTGGTGCTCGGCGACATCGAGCTGATGCGCGCGCGCGCGGCGCAGGTGGGCAGCACGGTGGAGATCCGCGCCTGGCAGCCCGATGCGGACGTGCCGGCGGGTGTGATCGAGGTCTGTCACCAGCCGCTGTCCAGGCCTTCGTCGCCCGGCCGGCTCGATCCCGCCAACGGCGCCTGCGTGCTGCGCCTGCTCGATCGCGCGATCGCCGGCTGCGTCAGCGGCGAGTTCGCCGCCATGGTCACCGCGCCGGTGCACAAGGGCGTGATCTGCGAGGGGCTCGGCGCCCGCGACAGCATGCCCTTCACCGGCCACACGGAATACCTCGCCGAACACACCGGCGCGCCGCGGGTGGTGATGATGCTGGTGGGCGGCGGCATGCGCGTGGCGCTGGCGACGACCCACCTGCCGCTGGCCGCGGTGCCGGCCGCGATCACGCCGCAGGTGCTGGAAGAGACGCTGCGTATCCTCGACGCCGACCTGAGGCGCCACTTCGGCCTGGCCGCGCCGCGCGTCCTGGTCGCCGGCCTCAACCCGCATGCGGGCGAGGGTGGCCACATGGGGCGCGAGGAGATCGACGTCATCATCCCGGTGCTCGACAGGCTGCGTGCCGAGGGCATGCACCTCGTCGGCCCGCTGCCGGCCGACACCCTGTTCGTGCCGCACACGCTGGCGCAGGGCGATGCGGTGCTGGCGATGTACCACGACCAGGGCCTGCCGGTGCTCAAGCACGCGAGCTTCGGCGGCGGCGTCAATGTCACCCTCGGCCTGCCGATCATCCGCACCTCGGTCGACCACGGCACCGCGCTCGACCTCGCCGGCACCGGGCGCGCCGACCCGGGCAGCCTGTTCGCCGCGATCGAGCTGGCGATCGACATGGCCGCAGCCCGGGCCGCCGCCTGA
- the rsmA gene encoding 16S rRNA (adenine(1518)-N(6)/adenine(1519)-N(6))-dimethyltransferase RsmA encodes MHDLETDGHRARKRFGQNFLSDPNIIRKIIDGIRPQPGELMVEIGPGLGAMTAPLIERLGHLHVVEIDRDLIERLHERYTPAQITVHEGDALKFDFGSLCGTEDAGGERTLRIVGNLPYNISTPILFHLAAFADKVKDMTFMLQKEVVMRMVAEPGTEEYGRLSVMLQYRFRMGRLFDVPPGAFRPAPKVMSSIVRMAPLPKDQLGAKDEALLGRIVTAAFGQRRKTLKNTLRDFMGDADFEVVGIDPGLRGEKLSVEQYVAIANHCSARGGDAQ; translated from the coding sequence ATGCACGACCTCGAGACCGACGGCCATCGCGCGCGCAAGCGCTTTGGCCAGAACTTCCTGTCCGACCCCAACATCATCCGCAAGATCATCGACGGCATCCGCCCGCAGCCGGGCGAGCTGATGGTCGAGATCGGCCCCGGCCTGGGCGCGATGACCGCGCCGCTGATCGAGCGCCTCGGCCACCTGCACGTGGTCGAGATCGACCGCGACCTGATCGAGCGCCTGCACGAACGCTACACGCCGGCGCAGATCACGGTGCACGAGGGCGACGCGCTGAAGTTCGACTTCGGCAGCCTGTGCGGCACCGAGGACGCGGGTGGAGAGCGCACGCTGCGCATCGTCGGCAACCTGCCCTACAACATCTCCACGCCCATCCTGTTCCACCTCGCCGCCTTCGCCGACAAGGTCAAGGACATGACCTTCATGCTGCAGAAGGAGGTGGTGATGCGCATGGTGGCGGAGCCCGGCACCGAGGAATACGGCCGCCTGTCGGTGATGCTGCAGTACCGCTTCCGCATGGGGCGGCTGTTCGATGTGCCGCCGGGCGCGTTCCGGCCGGCGCCCAAGGTGATGTCGAGCATCGTGCGCATGGCGCCGCTGCCGAAGGACCAGCTCGGGGCGAAGGACGAGGCGCTGCTCGGCCGCATCGTCACCGCCGCCTTCGGCCAGCGTCGAAAGACGCTGAAGAACACCCTGCGCGACTTCATGGGCGATGCCGATTTCGAGGTGGTCGGCATCGATCCTGGCCTGCGCGGCGAGAAACTGTCGGTCGAACAGTACGTCGCGATCGCCAATCACTGCAGCGCACGCGGCGGCGACGCACAGTAA
- a CDS encoding DUF2892 domain-containing protein: MKTNVGGIDKILRIVAGIALIAWALMGGPVWAWIGVVPLATGLLGWCPAYTLLGMNTCPLSKK, encoded by the coding sequence ATGAAAACGAACGTTGGCGGCATCGACAAGATTCTTCGCATTGTGGCCGGCATCGCGCTGATCGCCTGGGCCCTGATGGGCGGCCCGGTGTGGGCGTGGATCGGCGTCGTGCCGCTCGCCACCGGCCTGCTCGGCTGGTGCCCCGCCTACACCCTGCTCGGCATGAACACCTGCCCCCTGAGCAAGAAGTAA
- a CDS encoding Crp/Fnr family transcriptional regulator has translation MSSNDTAAPAADAARLSACYPVLSALAVPARDRLLRSAQWMRVPAGAMLFDDRQACEGFPFVVEGSVRVSKCAPSGRELPLYRVGPGETCIISSSCLLGHEDYNARGVTESDTLLMLLPKAVFDEMMAERPFRDFVFHLFSERIADLMQLIEEVAFRKLDQRLAALLLGKGRVLHVTHQQLADELGSVREIVSRLLKSFADQGLVRLAREQVEILDPAGLRRLSAEGSGRA, from the coding sequence ATGAGCTCGAACGACACCGCCGCACCGGCTGCAGACGCAGCACGCCTTTCTGCCTGCTACCCGGTACTTTCCGCGCTGGCCGTCCCGGCACGCGACCGCCTGCTGCGCAGCGCGCAATGGATGCGCGTTCCCGCGGGCGCGATGTTGTTCGACGACCGCCAGGCCTGCGAGGGCTTCCCCTTCGTGGTCGAGGGCTCGGTGCGGGTGAGCAAGTGCGCGCCGAGCGGGCGCGAGTTGCCGCTGTACCGGGTCGGTCCGGGCGAGACCTGCATCATCTCCTCGTCCTGCCTGCTCGGCCACGAGGACTACAACGCGCGCGGCGTCACCGAGTCCGACACCCTGCTGATGCTGCTGCCGAAAGCGGTGTTCGACGAGATGATGGCCGAGCGCCCCTTCCGCGACTTCGTCTTCCACCTCTTCTCCGAGCGCATCGCCGACCTGATGCAGCTGATCGAGGAGGTCGCCTTCCGCAAGCTCGACCAGCGCCTGGCAGCGCTGCTGCTGGGCAAGGGGCGAGTGCTGCACGTCACCCACCAGCAGCTCGCCGACGAACTCGGCAGCGTGCGCGAGATCGTCAGCCGCCTGCTGAAGAGCTTCGCCGACCAGGGCCTGGTGCGGCTGGCGCGCGAGCAGGTGGAGATCCTGGATCCGGCCGGCCTGCGCCGGCTGTCGGCCGAAGGCTCGGGCCGGGCCTGA